One segment of Engraulis encrasicolus isolate BLACKSEA-1 chromosome 7, IST_EnEncr_1.0, whole genome shotgun sequence DNA contains the following:
- the LOC134453345 gene encoding protocadherin beta-15-like, producing the protein MEFKGPFSWWIILCGWIFVFFHACHGDLSYSVPEETKKGFVVGNVAKDLALDIKGLASRESRLDTEDNGQRFCDINLQTGELFVVERIDREELCGSKISCNLRYELVLENPLELHQVSIHVEDVNDNSPVFPKNDIKLEIRESADKGERYPLDEAHDVDVGRNGIQSYYLEKNYHFTLAVHSNPDGGKYSELILDKELDREQEQEIVLTLTATDGGTPQRSGTVTIHITVLDANDNLPVFTQQTYDVKLLENSPLGTAVVTVSATDADEGANGEVTYEFNRISDKAAKLFSIDSVSGEITVTGPVDFEDKREHEIRVQAKDGAGLASTAKVIVNIMDVNDNAPVIFLKSFKSHVLEHALPGTEVGIINVQDKDSEGNRQVRCSIQQNVPFKLNPSIKNYYSLVTTAELDRELVSEYNITIVATDEGNPPLSSSETIHLSVSDINDNPPVFEEQSYSAYVSENNKPGSSVCSVSARDPDWRQNGTVFYSLLPSEVNGVALSSYLSINGDTGVIHAVRAFDYEQFRSFKVQVVARDNGSPPLSSNVTVSVFITDENDNSPQILYPTPEGNSFMTEMVPKAALSGSLLSKVIAVDADSGQNAWLSYQIVKSTDPGLFTIGVHSGEIRAQRDISESDSMKQNLVISVKDNGQPSLSTTCAVYLVISDNLAEVPELKDMSYEENNSKLTSYLIIALVSVSTFFLTFIILIIAVRLCHRRKPRLLFDGAVAIPSAYLPPNYADVDGTGTLRSTYNYDAYMTTGSRTSDFKFVQSYNDNTMSAGSTLKKSPNDNSNCLDFFEEASKCSTLIQVKEHRPIHLLQSFLIM; encoded by the exons ATGGAATTTAAAGGGCCTTTCTCCTGGTGGATAATATTGTGTGGATGGATCTTTGTCTTCTTCCATGCATGTCATGGCGACCTGAGTTACTCGGTTCCGGAGGAGACGAAGAAAGGATTTGTAGTCGGCAATGTAGCGAAGGATCTAGCTCTCGATATCAAGGGACTGGCCTCTCGTGAATCTCGATTAGATACGGAAGACAATGGCCAACGTTTTTGCGACATAAATCTTCAAACGGGCGAGCTATTTGTCGTCGAGAGGATTGACCGAGAAGAGCTCTGCGGATCTAAAATATCCTGCAATCTGAGATACGAACTGGTGTTAGAAAATCCGTTAGAGCTGCATCAAGTATCCATCCATGTCGAGGATGTAAATGACAACTCACCTGTTTTCCCAAAGAATGATATTAAGCTAGAAATAAGAGAATCTGCAGATAAAGGTGAGAGATATCCCTTAGATGAGGCTCACGATGTGGATGTAGGTCGGAACGGCATACAGAGCTATTATCTAGAGAAAAATTACCATTTTACGTTGGCTGTGCATTCTAATCCCGATGGTGGAAAATACAGTGAACTGATTTTAGATAAGGAGCTTGATCGTGAGCAAGAGCAGGAAATAGTATTAACACTTACTGCTACTGACGGGGGTACTCCGCAGAGATCAGGCACTGTAACCATACACATCACTGTTTTGGATGCTAACGACAACCTGCCAGTTTTCACTCAGCAAACGTATGATGTGAAGCTGCTTGAAAATTCACCCCTGGGTACTGCAGTCGTCACGGTTAGTGCAACAGACGCAGACGAGGGCGCAAATGGCGAGGTCACATACGAATTCAACCGCATATCTGACAAAGCAGCTAAGCTCTTTTCAATAGACAGTGTGAGTGGGGAAATAACAGTTACAGGGCCCGTTGACTTCGAAGACAAAAGGGAACATGAAATACGTGTTCAGGCAAAAGATGGTGCAGGACTAGCGTCCACAGCCAAGGTAATCGTTAATATCATGGACGTCAATGATAACGCACCAGTTATATTTCTAAAGTCGTTCAAGAGCCATGTGTTAGAGCATGCATTACCTGGCACAGAGGTGGGAATTATTAATGTGCAGGATAAGGACTCGGAGGGCAACAGGCAGGTCCGTTGTTCTATTCAGCAAAATGTTCCTTTTAAATTAAATCCATCCATCAAGAATTACTATTCACTAGTGACAACAGCTGAACTGGATCGTGAACTTGTCAGTGAGTATAATATAACAATTGTTGCCACTGATGAAGGTAACCCACCACTCTCTTCCTCCGAAACAattcacctctctgtctctgataTAAATGACAATCCCCCTGTGTTTGAGGAGCAGTCGTACAGTGCATATGTGTCTGAGAATAACAAGCCTGGCTCCTCTGTGTGTTCTGTTAGTGCCAGAGACCCAGACTGGAGACAGAATGGCACAGTCTTCTACTCTCTGTTGCCCAGTGAGGTCAATGGCGTTGCGCTCTCCTCATATTTATCCATTAATGGAGACACAGGGGTGATCCATGCTGTGAGGGCCTTTGACTATGAGCAGTTTAGAAGCTTCAAAGTTCAGGTTGTAGCCAGAGACAATGGTTCTCCTCCACTCAGCAGCaacgtgactgtgagtgtgttcatAACAGATGAGAATGATAACTCTCCTCAGATATTATACCCTACTCCAGAAGGaaactccttcatgactgagatgGTTCCTAAAGCTGCTCTTTCTGGCTCGCTGCTGTCCAAAGTGATTGCTGTTGATGCTGACTCTGGACAGAACGCATGGCTGTCATATCAGATCGTCAAGTCGACTGATCCGGGACTTTTCACTATTGGTGTCCACAGTGGAGAGATCAGGGCTCAGAGGGACATTTCTGAATCTGACAGCATGAAGCAGAACCTTGTGATCTCAGTGAAAGATAAcggacagccctctctctctacaacctGTGCCGTATACTTAGTCATCTCAGATAACTTGGCTGAAGTTCCTGAACTCAAAGACATGTCTTATGAGGAGAACAACTCTAAACTCACATCTTATCTGATCATTGCTCTGGTGTCTGTGTCCACATTTTTCCTGACTTTCATCATCCTGATCATTGCTGTGAGGTTGTGTCACAGGAGGAAGCCCAGACTGTTGTTTGATGGAGCAGTAGCCATTCCCAGTGCATATTTACCTCCCAACTATGCAGATGTTGATGGAACTGGAACTCTCCGTAGCACTTACAACTATGATGCCTACATGACAACAGGCTCCCGCACAAGTGACTTCAAGTTTGTCCAGTCATACAATGACAACACCATGTCTGCTGGAAGTACACTAAAGAAGAGTCCAAATGATAACAGCAACTGTTTGGACTTCTTTGAGGAAGCTTCAAAATGCTCCACTTTG ATACAAGTAAAGGAACACAGGCCTATACACCTTTTGCAATCATTCCTGATCATGTGA
- the LOC134453346 gene encoding protocadherin gamma-A12-like: MWTGHGCCCFSTTLIFFTWFIICLPGSNGDLSYTIPEEMKRGAVVGNIAKDLGMDSKGLMSRHARLDLKGTRKRFCDINVQTGEMVVAERIDREELCSSKVSCSLKYELVLEEPLELHQIVVQVQDVNDNSPRFSNDDIKLEIRESAVRGARFPLTEAHDSDVGRNGIQGYSLDKNEHFTLAVHSNSDGGKRCELVLDKELDRETQQDVTLVLTATDGGTPPKSGTAVIHVTVLDANDNLPVFSQAVYKSSLPENSPMDTVVMTVSATDVDEGANGEVSYEFSRISDKAAKLFTIDSASGDIKVTGPIDFEDETEYEIRVQASDSSGLSSNAKVFIEITDVNDNAPVIFIKSLKNPVPENVLPGTEIGIVNVQDEDSEGDRPVRCTIQQNTPFKLNPSIRNYFSIVTTSKLDREEIDNYNITITATDEGEPPLSSFKTINLSVADINDNPPVFEEQSYSAYVSENNKPGSSVCSVSARDPDWRQNGTVFYSLLPSEVNGVALSSYLSINGDTGVIHAVRAFDYEQFRSFKVQVVARDNGSPPLSSNVTVSVFITDENDNSPQILYPTPEGNSFMTEMVPKAALSGSLLSKVIAVDADSGQNAWLSYQIVKSTDPGLFTIGVHSGEIRAQRDISESDSMKQNLVISVKDNGQPSLSTTCAVYLVISDNLAEVPELKDMSYEENNSKLTSYLIIALVSVSTFFLTFIILIIAVRLCHRRKPRLLFDGAVAIPSAYLPPNYADVDGTGTLRSTYNYDAYMTTGSRTSDFKFVTSYNDNTLPSATTLKRSPGDNSECLNFTSLDFTDTASKCSTLVNT; encoded by the coding sequence ATGTGGACGGGACATGGGTGTTGCTGTTTTTCCACGACGCTGATATTTTTTACATGGTTTATTATCTGCCTTCCCGGCAGCAATGGGGATTTAAGCTACACTATACCGGAGGAAATGAAGCGAGGGGCTGTCGTTGGAAACATAGCGAAGGACCTCGGAATGGATTCAAAGGGACTGATGTCTCGACATGCTCGGTTAGATTTGAAGGGTACGCGTAAACGCTTTTGTGATATTAATGTGCAGACCGGGGAGATGGTGGTTGCGGAAAGAATAGACCGAGAAGAATTGTGCAGCTCCAAGGTCTCCTGTTCTTTGAAGTACGAGCTGGTTTTGGAAGAGCCTTTGGAATTACATCAGATAGTGGTTCAAGTGCAAGATGTAAATGATAACTCACCCAGATTTTCCAACGACGACATTAAACTTGAGATTCGGGAATCGGCAGTCAGAGGTGCACGCTTTCCTTTAACCGAGGCACACGATTCGGATGTGGGGCGAAATGGCATCCAAGGCTATTCTCTGGATAAAAACGAGCATTTCACTCTGGCTGTGCACTCGAATTCAGACGGAGGTAAACGATGCGAGTTGGTTTTAGACAAAGAGCTTGACCGTGAAACGCAGCAAGACGTGACGTTAGTGCTGACAGCTACAGACGGAGGGACTCCGCCGAAATCTGGTACTGCAGTCATCCATGTTACTGTCCTCGATGCCAACGATAATCTGCCGGTATTTAGTCAAGCTGTTTACAAATCTAGCCTACCTGAAAACTCACCTATGGACACTGTGGTCATGACTGTAAGCGCCACTGATGTGGACGAGGGAGCTAATGGTGAGGTTAGCTATGAATTTAGCCGCATATCCGATAAAGCTGCCAAGTTGTTTACAATAGACAGTGCTAGCGGGGATATTAAAGTCACCGGGCCCATAGACTTCGAGGATGAAACAGAGTATGAAATCAGAGTGCAGGCATCCGATTCCTCTGGGTTATCTTCTAACGCTAAAGTATTCATAGAAATAACTGATGTGAACGATAACGCACCTGTGATCTTCATAAAGTCTCTGAAAAATCCAGTACCTGAAAATGTCTTGCCTGGCACAGAGATTGGCATTGTTAATGTGCAGGATGAGGATTCAGAAGGGGATCGCCCTGTGCGCTGCACCATTCAGCAGAACACCCCATTTAAATTAAATCCATCAATAAggaattatttttctattgtaacCACAAGCAAGCTTGACCGTGAAGAAATTGACAACTATAATATTACAATTacagcaactgatgaaggtgagCCACCACTGTCATCCTTCAAAACTATTAATTTATCGGTTGCAGATATCAATGATAATCCCCCTGTGTTTGAAGAGCAGTCGTACAGTGCATATGTGTCTGAGAATAACAAGCCTGGCTCCTCTGTGTGTTCTGTTAGTGCCAGAGACCCAGACTGGAGACAGAATGGCACAGTCTTCTACTCTCTGTTGCCCAGTGAGGTCAATGGTGTTGCACTCTCCTCATATTTATCCATTAATGGAGACACAGGGGTGATCCATGCTGTGAGGGCCTTTGACTATGAGCAGTTCAGAAGCTTCAAAGTTCAGGTTGTAGCCAGAGACAATGGTTCTCCTCCACTCAGCAGCaacgtgactgtgagtgtgttcatAACAGATGAGAATGATAACTCTCCTCAGATATTATACCCTACTCCAGAAGGaaactccttcatgactgagatgGTTCCTAAAGCTGCACTTTCTGGCTCACTGCTGTCCAAAGTGATTGCTGTTGATGCTGACTCTGGACAGAACGCATGGCTGTCATATCAGATCGTCAAGTCGACTGATCCGGGACTTTTCACTATTGGTGTCCACAGTGGAGAGATCAGGGCTCAGAGGGACATTTCTGAATCTGACAGCATGAAGCAGAACCTTGTGATCTCAGTGAAAGATAAcggacagccctctctctctacaacctGTGCCGTATACTTAGTCATCTCAGATAACTTGGCTGAAGTTCCTGAACTCAAAGACATGTCTTATGAGGAGAACAACTCTAAACTCACATCTTATCTGATCATTGCTCTGGTGTCTGTGTCCACATTTTTCCTGACTTTCATCATCCTGATCATTGCTGTGAGGTTGTGTCACAGGAGGAAGCCCAGACTGTTGTTTGATGGAGCAGTAGCCATTCCCAGTGCATATTTACCTCCCAACTATGCAGATGTTGATGGAACTGGAACTCTCCGTAGCACTTACAACTATGATGCCTACATGACAACAGGCTCCCGCACAAGTGACTTCAAGTTTGTCACCTCTTACAATGACAACACTCTGCCTTCTGCTACCACTCTGAAGAGGAGCCCAGGTGACAACAGTGAATGCCTCAACTTCACTTCTCTCGACTTCACTGACACTGCATCCAAGTGCTCCACTCTGGTAAATACTTGA